The DNA segment CTAAATCTTGATAGGTGGTGGTGCGGGTCACGGGACCAATCCGCTCTCCAGGCACCACCAACGTATCCTTCAAGATGTTGGGTGAGCTAGCCACGGTGCGAGGTGACGGAGTGACGGCTTGGGAAGGGGCTTCAGGAGGCATGCAAGCATGAGCACCCTGGATGATGGCTGTTAGACCAAGTGTGAATGAGAGCGTTACCAGAGCTATACGGTGATCGAGTCGGAACATGAAGCGAACCTCAAAGGTATATTCTCAGAAGCTGGGTTCTCTATACCTTCAACGCGATCGCCCGCTTTCTCGCCCACTTAGTAAAATTTCACTCAGGCAATTCCTCAAGTGAGTAGTCTCGCCACTCTGGGAGACCTGGTTGCCAATCATCTGAGTCCTAGTCTGAATAGAAGTAAGATCGTTCTCATCAAGCTTTATTTAATTAACTCAACCGAGACTATCCTGTGGAATCCGAAAAAAACATCCCTCTTGAAGATCAGAACGTTCCAGCCGCTCATCAGGGACTGCATGGTTTTCTGTACAGTTCTGAAGATGAACATGGCTCAACTACCTCCTCCCTCCCATTGGTGCCTGAAGGGGCTGAAGTGGTTCCAGCAGAAAATTGGCGATCGCACACTCACAGGGTTAAGGTGGCGGGGGTCTACGCTGTTTTAGATGCTGACCACCAAACCCAGTACATCGGCTACTCCCGCGATGTCCAGCAGTCGCTGGAAGGGCACATTGCCCAGCATGGGGTGGAAGCCTGTGCTTTTATCCGAGTTCAGACCTTTAAGTTTCCGACGCGGCAGGCAATGGAAGCGTTGCGAGATGAGTGGCTTACCGCACTGGATCAGGTTCCGTCTGGGAATCAAATGGGAGAGGGAACTTGGGCGAAAACAATTGGCGAAGTGGCGCAAGCCAGTATGTCGGCCGCAGAGCGCCAAGCCTACGAAGAGAAAAAGCTCAAGTTACGCAAGGCTATGGCCGATAACACTCTCAGCCATGAATTAGATGCACAGGAGGCACCGGATGAGTCCGAAGCTGAGCGTCGTCGGAAACTCAAAGCAGCGGTTGAGAATGATGATTGGAGTGGTGTAGTTGAGTCCTAATGTTTGCTCTGCTCGCCCTTGGATGAACTAAACAGACTTGGGAATAAGCTCCGAAAGGCGCGATCGGTCCTTTAACGGCACTGGCTACAAAATCGTTAAATATTCTGACGGGACGTGCTCCACCAGCCAAACGCCATTTTCTGCACAGAAAAAGAGATATCCTGCTTGGTGCATTGCCACAGCATCGATCGCAAACACAACTGGACGACCATGCCTAGCACCCACTTTTCGGGCTGTTTCCACATCTTTGGAAAGGTGAACATGATGCCGTGACATCTTGTTTAGACCCGATTGCAAAATCATTGCTACTGCGCGATCGCCTGTACCGTGATACAAAACATCCGGCGGCACCTGTGGCTCTAGTTGCAGATCAACTTCTACACTATGACCTTGGTTGGCTCGGATCAGCGTACCTGTGACATTGAGGGAGAAACGCTTTTTATCACTCGTCGCCACTACTTCCCCCAGTTCTTCACGGCTGAGGGGAAACTGATGTTGAGCGCAGGCTGCAAGCAATTCCTCAACCGCAACCCAGCCACCTGCACCAAGAGTTAAGCCCAGGCGTTCTGGTTGGTGGCGGAGATGCTTGCTGAGGTATTTGCTGACTTTAACTAGGCGATCGCTGTTCATTAGACAAATTTGTGCATAAACTCATGAATCAAATCTACTCGTCCCTTCCGCAATAGGGCAGGATCTAAACGTTCCATTGTGTTGCAGGTCATCAAAACCACAAATCTTTGTTGAGCTTGAATCCTGCCTTCCTCCAATACACTTTGATGCAACGTGCCATCCAGCAAGCTTAGGATATGTTCGGTTTTGCTGCTACTTTGAGCTGCCACATTCGCGCGGTTCTGGGCCAGGTTATCCGCTTCATTGATGATCAGACAGATGTGCTCTAGATAAGTGGGTGGAACGAAATTCTCCACAGCATCATGATCAAGAATAAAGATGACATATCCTAATGGCATCAACACTTCTTTAGCGATCGCTTGAGTCCAAGCCGTTTTGCCTGTTCCTGGCTCTCCATGTACCAGAACTGCCAATTGGTTTTGGTCGAAAACTGCTTGCTGAACGCGATCGCTAAATTCCTGCACATCTGCTGAAAAAGAACGAATAGCGTATTGGCTCTGAATTTGCCCAACTCGGCTTTGATAGCCACTCAGCATCACAGCTAGGTTGTAGGTGGCTTTGCTGATTAGGGAGTTCAGTTCTCTCGCCAGTAGTGTTAGTCGTCGTCTCCCTGGACCAATGTTTTGAATCTGTAACCAAATATCTTGTTGTGGCCAGTAGGCATTGACTGTATCAATCGTATCGACCCGCTCCCAACTAATGAACTTCTCAATTGGAAGGTAGAAGTAGCGATCGAAGTAGTATTGCGTAATTAGAACAGGTTTTCCTAATAACTCCAATACTTTAAGGATCGTGAGTTCCTGAAGCCGATTTAAAACATAATCAATCGGGATATTGGTGCGGCTGACCTGCTGAAGCACCGGGGTTTCTACCGTCAGTGATGGCACATGGCGGTAATCAGGGCTGGGAGGCTCAGGCGTGATATAGCTCCAAAACTCATCTAACTCATAGCGTGTACCGGAGGAAAAAACACTTAGCAAATTCGCCCACCCGCTATAGTTAGTGCGGCCTAAAGTATCGGCGATCGCACTAGCAACATCCACAGTTTTTTTGGATAGCTCCGCTGAATCGTGCATTGCCAAATGCCACAGAAATTGCCAGTCTAGCTCTCGGTTGAGCGGTCGCCAGCCTGCCCCCAACAAGCCCTGACTTTGGAGATTAGTAGATGTAGTTTGTCCGTCTTGATGATCAAAGTATCCAGTTGCCATATATTTAATTTCCCCAATCCCTCCCTCACCACAGTCAACAGACCAGCACGCGGTAGTAACATTCACAATGCCCGGTACGCTTGTAACCATGCTGGGCATTAGTTATAAGACGGGATTCGAACCCGTTGGCATGGCCCCCACGCCACCAATAGAGCGACTTTCTAGATCGCAAATCCAACTTGCCCAGTTGGCGGGTTGTGCTCGCTTCTGCTGGCTTGGCTACCAACTTGAAGACCTCTCCCCAACCCCTCCCCTGCGAGGAGAGGGGCTTATATTCTCCCCCTTCCCTACTAGGGAAGAGGCTGGAGGGTTAGGTCTCTCTACTGACCTCAATCAAATCCGTTTGCCAATTGAGTGCCTGAATTTGAGCATCCAGTTCTCGATAGTTTCTGGATAACCTATCCACTTGGTTCTGGATCTGCGCGATCGCTACTGTACTGAAGAACTTAACCTCCGAACGGGTATAACGTTCTTGCCGGATAGAAGCTGCATCTACCAAATTGCTATAAACATTCCGCTGCATCTGCAAGGTCTCTCTTTCTGCCAAAGCATCAGAGAGAGTCGCATTCTGAAAAGCAGTACGAGCATTGGTTTGGTTGATTTGCTGGATTAGAGTTCTGAGTTGGGCAATCGCAGCATCCAGCTCACTCAGCAATGTTTCTGGATTCTCAGCAGGTTGTTCTCCTTCTTGTACTTTGGCACTCCGTAGCAATCTTTGTTGCAACTGAGCAATTCGTTTTTGACAATCTGCTCTGAGGATCAATGCTTCTGCTAATTTCATTGATTCTCACCTCCCTACACACGCTAGAAATTGAGCGATCGCTTATCTGTAATGCCTGGTAAGCACGATCGCCATTAGTCTTGAGTCAATCAACATTGTTATAATACAATTTATACTACATTATAATACATGTCAAGTATAGTCAGAGAATATCTCGATTACGCAAGTAATTCACGATAAAAGTTAGGTGAGTCGCTAGGGAGATGAGTGGTTGGCTGCAAAGTTTGCTTGTTTAACCGCAAGGCTTTAGTGATGCCGATTTGACTGAGAAAATCTAGGTCATGAGAGATCACCCACAAAGCACCTTGATACTGATTAAGCGCGGCAATCATGGGCTCTACCGTCACAGTATCTAAGTTATTAGTGGGTTCATCCAGGATCAACAAATCCACTTCTGAGATGGTAATCATTGCGATCGCCAGCCGAGCCAGTTCTCCACCACTCAATACGGCGGCAGATTGATATACTGTCTCATTGAAAAAGAGAAAATGCCCCAGTTGTTGGCGGAGCAATTGGTAGCTCAGTTGAGGATTAGCGGCTTGCATATTCTCTAAGATGGTTTTCTGGCGATCGACTACAGCATAGGTTTGATCTAAATACATCGCTTGTAGATCTGTAGCTAGCCGCACCTCTCCTGCTTCCAAAACCGCTTCTGTTGCTGCTAATCCCAAGATCGCTTTTACTAAGGTCGATTTGCCAGAACCGTTAGCTCCCAGCACAGCAATCCGATCGCCAGTTTTCACATGCAACTGGATGTCTTTGATCAAGGTGCGATCGCCCACTCTTAAATCAGCGCCTTGGATATCAATCAGATTTCTGACTTTGCGTAGCTTCTCCTCCAACCGAATTAGTGTGGCTTTTGAGGTTCTGATTTTGGTCTCTGCTAGCTTCTGCTGCGCTTGAACTAGAGCTATGTCATGTTTTTTGGCCGCAGTTCCCGCTGTAGCTGAGGCGCGGTTGGCAAAATAGCGTTTGGCCGCTTTGCCCATGCTGTTGTCGAGTGCTTGTAATCGTCCCTCTCGTTGCGATCGCGCTGCCCGTTGTTGCTCTTTTAGCGCCGCTTCTTTGGCTCGCTTTAAGTCTTTTTTGGCGGCCTCATGGGAACGCTCAGCATTTTCTAGGGCGATCGCTTTTTGTTCTTTGTAGAACGAGAAGTTCCCTCCATAAACCTGGATGCCTGTTGGCATTAATTCCCAAGTAGTGTTAGCGACTTGATCCAAAAAGAAAGGTTTATGGGAGACAATCACAAAAGCGCCAGAAAAATGACAGAGAAACTGTCTTAGCGCCTCCAGTGCTGCTAGATCCATATGATTAGTTGGTTCATCCAGCAACAAGATGCGTGGCTCTTGCGCCAAACCAATCGCTAGAAATAACTTGGTCAGCTCACCACCGCTGAGATTTGCGATTGAGAGGGAGAGATCTACAACTGTTGCTAATTTGGTTTCTAGGATGTCAGCGATCGCCCACCAGTCATCAGCGATGGAATTCAGCCATGCCAACACTGTCTGCTGCTGTTGCTCTA comes from the Trichocoleus sp. FACHB-46 genome and includes:
- a CDS encoding GIY-YIG nuclease family protein, translated to MESEKNIPLEDQNVPAAHQGLHGFLYSSEDEHGSTTSSLPLVPEGAEVVPAENWRSHTHRVKVAGVYAVLDADHQTQYIGYSRDVQQSLEGHIAQHGVEACAFIRVQTFKFPTRQAMEALRDEWLTALDQVPSGNQMGEGTWAKTIGEVAQASMSAAERQAYEEKKLKLRKAMADNTLSHELDAQEAPDESEAERRRKLKAAVENDDWSGVVES
- a CDS encoding RNA 2'-phosphotransferase translates to MNSDRLVKVSKYLSKHLRHQPERLGLTLGAGGWVAVEELLAACAQHQFPLSREELGEVVATSDKKRFSLNVTGTLIRANQGHSVEVDLQLEPQVPPDVLYHGTGDRAVAMILQSGLNKMSRHHVHLSKDVETARKVGARHGRPVVFAIDAVAMHQAGYLFFCAENGVWLVEHVPSEYLTIL
- a CDS encoding AAA family ATPase, coding for MATGYFDHQDGQTTSTNLQSQGLLGAGWRPLNRELDWQFLWHLAMHDSAELSKKTVDVASAIADTLGRTNYSGWANLLSVFSSGTRYELDEFWSYITPEPPSPDYRHVPSLTVETPVLQQVSRTNIPIDYVLNRLQELTILKVLELLGKPVLITQYYFDRYFYLPIEKFISWERVDTIDTVNAYWPQQDIWLQIQNIGPGRRRLTLLARELNSLISKATYNLAVMLSGYQSRVGQIQSQYAIRSFSADVQEFSDRVQQAVFDQNQLAVLVHGEPGTGKTAWTQAIAKEVLMPLGYVIFILDHDAVENFVPPTYLEHICLIINEADNLAQNRANVAAQSSSKTEHILSLLDGTLHQSVLEEGRIQAQQRFVVLMTCNTMERLDPALLRKGRVDLIHEFMHKFV
- a CDS encoding DIP1984 family protein, with product MKLAEALILRADCQKRIAQLQQRLLRSAKVQEGEQPAENPETLLSELDAAIAQLRTLIQQINQTNARTAFQNATLSDALAERETLQMQRNVYSNLVDAASIRQERYTRSEVKFFSTVAIAQIQNQVDRLSRNYRELDAQIQALNWQTDLIEVSRET
- the abc-f gene encoding ribosomal protection-like ABC-F family protein — its product is MESRVLLRAENLSYNLTADRTLFQEIDVSIQAGDRIALVGPNGVGKSTLLQLLAGLVQPSSGSIYQKDSIYYLPQISTLPLEQQQQTVLAWLNSIADDWWAIADILETKLATVVDLSLSIANLSGGELTKLFLAIGLAQEPRILLLDEPTNHMDLAALEALRQFLCHFSGAFVIVSHKPFFLDQVANTTWELMPTGIQVYGGNFSFYKEQKAIALENAERSHEAAKKDLKRAKEAALKEQQRAARSQREGRLQALDNSMGKAAKRYFANRASATAGTAAKKHDIALVQAQQKLAETKIRTSKATLIRLEEKLRKVRNLIDIQGADLRVGDRTLIKDIQLHVKTGDRIAVLGANGSGKSTLVKAILGLAATEAVLEAGEVRLATDLQAMYLDQTYAVVDRQKTILENMQAANPQLSYQLLRQQLGHFLFFNETVYQSAAVLSGGELARLAIAMITISEVDLLILDEPTNNLDTVTVEPMIAALNQYQGALWVISHDLDFLSQIGITKALRLNKQTLQPTTHLPSDSPNFYRELLA